A window of the Candidatus Margulisiibacteriota bacterium genome harbors these coding sequences:
- the mutT gene encoding 8-oxo-dGTP diphosphatase MutT, translating into MKPLIKVTAAIILKNNKVLIAQRKQDDPFKLKWEFPGGKIEKDETPEKCLNRELTEELGISAEIGELFLRVFHSYPDFDIELLAYQVNKFSNKPKNNTHQKLSWVAVGNLPAFDFLEADIPVIKKLQSIH; encoded by the coding sequence ATGAAACCTCTTATAAAAGTAACAGCGGCAATTATCCTTAAAAATAACAAGGTCCTTATAGCCCAGCGAAAACAGGACGACCCATTTAAATTAAAATGGGAATTCCCGGGAGGGAAAATTGAAAAGGATGAAACTCCTGAAAAATGTCTAAACCGGGAATTAACTGAAGAACTTGGCATATCTGCTGAGATCGGAGAATTATTCCTGCGGGTTTTTCATTCATATCCGGACTTTGACATAGAACTTCTTGCCTATCAGGTGAATAAATTTTCCAACAAACCAAAAAACAATACACACCAAAAATTGAGCTGGGTAGCTGTCGGTAATTTGCCTGCTTTTGATTTTCTGGAAGCTGACATTCCTGTTATAAAAAAACTTCAATCAATACATTAA
- the rpmH gene encoding 50S ribosomal protein L34, which translates to MKRTFQPNSRKRSKTHGFLVRMQTHNGQNVIKARRKKGRTRLAA; encoded by the coding sequence TTGAAAAGGACGTTTCAGCCAAATAGCAGAAAAAGAAGCAAAACTCATGGTTTTCTGGTGCGCATGCAGACCCATAATGGTCAGAATGTAATTAAAGCTAGAAGAAAAAAAGGAAGGACTAGATTAGCTGCCTAA
- the rnpA gene encoding ribonuclease P protein component, with the protein MNKNLKLKTSKEYADTLNHGKKLTGKGLVIYFKQSEQLKVGIIASKKVDKLAVGRNKIKRTVREIFRLNKPFVVGDYVIIAKSSILKMSYRDIKEDYENILNRIDQKNVKTNYN; encoded by the coding sequence TTGAATAAGAACCTTAAACTTAAAACAAGTAAAGAATACGCTGATACATTAAATCATGGTAAAAAGTTAACAGGAAAAGGGCTTGTTATCTATTTTAAACAATCAGAACAACTAAAAGTAGGAATAATAGCCAGTAAAAAAGTAGACAAACTAGCTGTAGGGCGTAATAAAATAAAAAGAACGGTGAGAGAAATTTTCAGGTTAAACAAACCGTTTGTGGTTGGGGACTATGTAATCATCGCCAAATCTAGCATACTGAAAATGAGTTACCGTGACATAAAAGAAGATTATGAGAATATTTTAAATAGAATAGACCAAAAAAATGTTAAGACTAATTATAATTAA
- the yidD gene encoding membrane protein insertion efficiency factor YidD: protein MLRLIIIKILRSYQFLSAFTIKKCRFMPTCSEYSILALEKYGLFQGLKKSVIRISKCHPWNPGGYDPV from the coding sequence ATGTTAAGACTAATTATAATTAAAATCCTGCGTTCCTATCAATTTTTGTCTGCGTTCACTATTAAAAAATGCAGATTCATGCCGACTTGTTCCGAATATTCAATACTAGCCCTGGAAAAATATGGATTATTTCAAGGCTTAAAAAAATCTGTGATACGTATCAGCAAATGCCATCCCTGGAATCCTGGCGGATACGATCCGGTATAG
- a CDS encoding YidC/Oxa1 family membrane protein insertase, producing MHPIKYLVDHMMLPILQFFYQFSGNYGTAIILLTITLKLILFPLTVKQTKSMSEMKNIQPKMKEVQTKYKDNPQMMQMKIMELYKEHKVNPFGGCLPTLIQLPFFIAIFVSLSSPQFKSLITAEGAKATFFWINNLGGPDKTMILPLLVALSTYYSQMTMSPGLSKDDPQMKMFAYMPFLMFFIAMSMPSGVLIYWALSQFITAVQQYFLNLKPIKK from the coding sequence ATGCATCCTATTAAATATCTGGTTGACCACATGATGCTTCCCATACTGCAATTTTTTTATCAGTTTTCCGGAAATTACGGGACAGCTATTATACTGCTTACCATCACTTTAAAATTAATATTATTCCCCCTAACTGTGAAACAAACAAAATCAATGTCGGAAATGAAAAATATTCAACCGAAAATGAAGGAAGTACAGACGAAATATAAAGATAACCCGCAAATGATGCAGATGAAAATCATGGAATTATATAAAGAACATAAGGTAAATCCGTTTGGAGGTTGCCTGCCTACCCTTATTCAGCTACCGTTTTTTATAGCTATATTTGTAAGCTTGTCCAGTCCTCAATTTAAAAGTTTAATAACTGCCGAAGGGGCCAAGGCTACTTTCTTCTGGATTAACAATCTCGGTGGTCCGGACAAAACCATGATATTACCTTTGCTTGTAGCTCTTTCAACCTATTATTCACAAATGACCATGAGTCCCGGACTTTCCAAAGATGACCCTCAAATGAAAATGTTTGCCTATATGCCTTTTTTGATGTTTTTCATTGCTATGAGCATGCCCAGCGGGGTACTGATTTACTGGGCATTGTCTCAATTTATTACAGCTGTTCAGCAATACTTTCTGAATTTGAAGCCAATAAAAAAATAA
- a CDS encoding KH domain-containing protein: MGLFDIFKGSEEKTENNQISEDSGNTINDDMHNIAKDTLTEILDLMGFFNVVKILNFDTTFVSLEIKGDDLGRIIGKEGNTLYALQYLLKNILSKKYKRPVNVQLDANNYREKRTNSITNMALEAAQKAIAENREILMPAMNAWERRIVHTTLMENGKVKTESIGREQDRKVIVSPK, from the coding sequence ATGGGTTTATTTGACATTTTTAAAGGATCGGAAGAAAAAACAGAAAACAATCAGATTTCGGAGGATTCCGGAAACACCATCAATGATGATATGCATAACATCGCTAAAGATACGTTAACTGAAATTTTAGACCTGATGGGATTTTTTAATGTAGTAAAAATACTGAATTTTGATACAACTTTTGTATCGCTGGAAATCAAAGGAGATGATTTGGGCAGGATAATAGGCAAAGAAGGCAACACCTTATATGCTCTGCAATATTTATTAAAAAATATATTAAGTAAAAAATATAAACGTCCTGTTAACGTACAGTTAGATGCCAATAATTACAGGGAAAAAAGAACTAACTCTATAACCAATATGGCTCTTGAAGCCGCACAAAAAGCTATAGCTGAAAACAGAGAGATTTTGATGCCAGCCATGAACGCCTGGGAACGCAGGATAGTTCATACCACTCTGATGGAAAATGGTAAAGTCAAAACAGAAAGCATAGGCAGAGAACAGGACAGAAAAGTTATTGTCTCTCCAAAATGA
- the mnmE gene encoding tRNA uridine-5-carboxymethylaminomethyl(34) synthesis GTPase MnmE: protein MTLAPFADTIAAISTPLGIGGIAVIRISGPDTVKIVKQVSSLNKPVPNQIRFTSFFSPDKNKIDEGLLSFFKGPFSFTGEDMAELNCHGGYVVAQKLIDTLLRLGARQADKGEFTMRAFINGKIDLMQAESVIDLIEAKTEKASGIFVHQLEGRLSKKIQTIREQLLKLISHLEVHLDYPEEEDLKKPSDYANIIKDLVSRIDHLLATYNTGRLLKEGILTVIAGAPNVGKSSLLNALLKDNRAIVTDIPGTTRDTIEEWMQLEGIPFKFVDTAGLRNSQNKIEIIGMGKTKKLINKADLVLLMLDAGRDLNKDDQAILKKLDPKKTVVIINKIDLPKNCSKKITELPSLKFFSSNIYQLSVKKRKGLTALEKGLVKFAQKNFLTASEQKDAIISNDRQKEQLISAKKTLSSALKSIKKGLSEDLWLIDLRLALSTLGSIIGEDISEEVLNDIFSRFCVGK from the coding sequence ATGACCCTGGCTCCTTTTGCTGACACTATAGCGGCTATTTCCACACCGTTGGGGATTGGGGGAATAGCTGTTATAAGGATCAGCGGTCCTGATACTGTAAAAATTGTTAAACAGGTTAGCTCCCTGAATAAACCTGTTCCTAATCAGATTCGTTTTACATCTTTTTTTAGTCCTGATAAAAATAAAATAGATGAAGGGCTGCTTTCATTTTTTAAAGGGCCTTTTTCTTTTACCGGCGAAGACATGGCTGAACTCAACTGCCATGGAGGGTATGTGGTTGCTCAAAAGCTTATAGATACGCTCCTTCGGCTAGGCGCCAGGCAGGCAGACAAAGGCGAGTTTACCATGCGGGCTTTTATTAACGGCAAAATAGATCTGATGCAGGCCGAGTCGGTGATCGATTTAATTGAGGCCAAAACAGAAAAAGCTTCCGGCATTTTCGTCCATCAGCTGGAAGGCAGATTGTCCAAAAAAATTCAGACTATCCGCGAGCAGTTACTCAAACTTATAAGTCATCTTGAGGTTCATCTTGATTATCCTGAAGAAGAAGATTTAAAAAAACCCTCTGACTATGCAAATATTATTAAGGACCTGGTCAGCCGAATAGACCACTTGTTAGCTACATATAACACCGGCCGGCTGCTCAAAGAGGGCATTTTAACGGTTATAGCAGGTGCGCCAAATGTCGGTAAATCCAGCCTTCTTAACGCGCTTTTAAAAGATAACCGGGCAATAGTAACTGATATTCCCGGGACAACCAGAGATACAATCGAGGAATGGATGCAATTGGAAGGTATCCCCTTTAAATTTGTGGATACTGCCGGTTTGCGGAACAGCCAGAATAAAATAGAAATAATCGGTATGGGCAAAACTAAAAAATTAATAAACAAGGCTGATCTGGTTTTATTGATGTTAGATGCCGGAAGAGATCTGAATAAAGATGACCAGGCCATTTTAAAAAAACTTGATCCTAAAAAAACCGTCGTTATTATCAACAAAATTGATCTTCCTAAAAATTGCTCGAAAAAAATTACCGAGCTCCCCTCCCTGAAATTTTTTTCTTCTAATATTTATCAGTTATCGGTTAAAAAAAGAAAAGGGCTGACAGCTCTGGAAAAAGGCCTGGTCAAATTCGCTCAAAAAAATTTTCTGACAGCTAGCGAACAAAAGGACGCGATTATCAGTAATGACAGACAAAAAGAACAGCTCATCAGCGCTAAAAAAACTTTATCCTCGGCTTTGAAATCAATAAAAAAGGGCCTTTCCGAGGACCTCTGGTTGATTGATCTCCGTCTGGCATTAAGCACCCTAGGCTCCATAATCGGTGAAGATATCAGCGAAGAAGTGCTAAATGATATTTTTTCCAGATTTTGCGTGGGAAAGTAA
- a CDS encoding helix-turn-helix transcriptional regulator, with protein MAKTIYKEKYLKLIDRLKQARSEANLKQIDVALLLNKPQSYISKIESGERRLDVIEMMDFAKIYKKKCENFLS; from the coding sequence ATGGCTAAAACAATTTATAAAGAAAAGTACTTAAAGCTTATTGATAGGCTTAAACAAGCTAGAAGTGAGGCTAATCTAAAGCAAATTGATGTTGCCCTCTTGTTAAATAAACCACAATCATACATTTCTAAAATAGAATCTGGAGAACGTCGTCTAGATGTCATTGAAATGATGGATTTTGCTAAGATTTATAAAAAAAAATGTGAAAATTTTCTTAGCTAA
- a CDS encoding DUF47 family protein produces the protein MKFNIFDFLLPRETKFFHYMLDHANCFAEASVLFRDLLANLETMKEDEKKLLLLSIKECESRGDSIEKKMIDELNQTFITPIDREDIHTLAIKLDRAIDILNNLAKKIDIYKINKVPSNANKFADIIIAIGQLMVLLIKELENKRNVEQIQVKMHFLENEADDLFHTSIAELFSLKHAPIDIIRYKELYEHLESIVDAVDYVGKIIRGIKVKQA, from the coding sequence ATGAAATTTAACATCTTTGATTTTTTACTACCCAGAGAAACCAAATTTTTTCATTACATGCTGGACCACGCGAACTGCTTTGCAGAAGCATCAGTGCTTTTCAGAGACCTGTTAGCTAATCTGGAAACTATGAAAGAAGACGAAAAAAAATTGCTGCTTTTATCAATTAAAGAATGCGAAAGCCGCGGGGATTCCATAGAAAAGAAAATGATCGATGAACTGAATCAGACTTTCATCACCCCGATCGATCGGGAAGATATTCACACTCTTGCTATTAAACTCGACAGAGCTATTGATATTTTGAACAATCTTGCTAAAAAAATAGATATTTATAAAATCAATAAAGTCCCAAGTAATGCAAACAAATTCGCTGATATTATTATTGCAATCGGACAATTAATGGTTTTACTCATCAAAGAACTGGAAAACAAAAGAAATGTCGAACAGATACAGGTAAAAATGCACTTTCTGGAAAATGAAGCTGACGACCTGTTTCATACTTCCATAGCAGAGTTGTTTAGCCTGAAACATGCACCAATTGATATTATCCGTTACAAAGAATTATATGAACATCTTGAGTCTATTGTGGACGCGGTAGACTATGTAGGCAAAATTATTCGCGGCATTAAAGTAAAACAAGCTTAA
- a CDS encoding inorganic phosphate transporter, producing the protein MLTLVIIIVVFALIFDFINGFHDAANAISTIVASKTLTPLQAVFLAGISNFIGYFTFGTAVAKMVGKGVVNIDFITLHIILATIVGAIIWNLITWFFGIPTSSSHALIGALIGAGIASAGIQVIIVSGLMKIFLFIFIAPLLGMLGSIVFTIIIIRLAKKLKPQKATKIFKRLQPIATTFYSIGHGTNDAQKTMGIIALTLYTSGINKSFIINDWVVLACYSAISMGTLFGGWRIVKTMGTNIIKIRQMEGFCADTAAAFVLLGTAHAGIPVSTTHVIAGSIMGVGTVEHVNNVRWITARQIIWAWLITIPIAALFSSITYFLFSFFIQ; encoded by the coding sequence ATGTTGACTCTCGTTATTATTATTGTCGTTTTCGCTTTGATTTTCGATTTCATTAACGGTTTTCATGATGCCGCTAATGCAATTTCAACAATTGTCGCTTCCAAAACTTTAACACCCTTACAAGCTGTCTTTCTGGCTGGTATCTCAAACTTTATCGGTTATTTCACTTTCGGTACCGCTGTAGCAAAAATGGTGGGAAAAGGTGTGGTAAATATTGATTTCATAACCTTACACATAATATTGGCAACTATTGTCGGGGCAATTATCTGGAACCTGATTACCTGGTTTTTTGGTATACCCACATCCAGCAGCCACGCTTTGATAGGAGCCTTGATAGGCGCAGGGATAGCTTCCGCTGGGATCCAGGTTATAATTGTCAGCGGGCTAATGAAGATCTTTCTATTTATTTTTATAGCACCTTTATTGGGAATGCTCGGTTCAATTGTTTTTACCATAATTATTATTCGATTAGCAAAAAAGTTAAAACCACAAAAAGCTACAAAAATATTTAAAAGATTGCAACCGATAGCTACAACATTTTATAGTATCGGGCACGGCACCAATGATGCGCAAAAAACTATGGGTATAATAGCTTTAACTTTGTATACCTCTGGAATAAATAAATCTTTCATAATAAATGATTGGGTGGTGTTGGCTTGTTATAGTGCAATCTCTATGGGAACTCTGTTCGGAGGTTGGAGAATTGTTAAAACCATGGGAACAAATATAATAAAAATCCGCCAGATGGAAGGCTTTTGTGCCGATACAGCCGCTGCTTTTGTTTTGTTAGGTACAGCGCATGCGGGAATACCGGTAAGTACAACCCATGTTATTGCCGGTTCAATTATGGGTGTTGGAACTGTTGAACATGTGAATAATGTACGCTGGATCACAGCCAGACAAATAATATGGGCCTGGTTGATTACAATTCCAATTGCGGCTCTTTTTTCCAGCATCACCTATTTTCTGTTTTCCTTTTTTATTCAGTAG
- a CDS encoding flavodoxin family protein, which yields MNILIIYKSVHHKNTEKLAQVLAEQLKADLKQPQEVKAEQLSSYDIIGFGSGVFFSQLHQDLLKLVKYLPELNKKVFIFSTRGTVVDFFYHSSLKSLLRNKGAELVGEFSCRGYDTFGLWKFFGGIAKGHPDTKDIKLAINFAETLKSKLKV from the coding sequence ATGAATATCCTGATTATTTACAAATCTGTTCATCATAAAAATACTGAAAAACTTGCACAGGTTCTTGCCGAACAACTGAAAGCCGACCTAAAACAACCGCAAGAAGTGAAAGCGGAACAGCTAAGTTCTTACGATATTATAGGGTTCGGTTCTGGGGTCTTTTTCAGCCAATTGCATCAAGACCTTTTAAAATTGGTTAAATATCTGCCTGAATTAAACAAAAAAGTGTTCATATTTTCGACCCGAGGAACTGTTGTTGATTTTTTTTATCACTCCTCTCTAAAAAGTCTATTAAGAAACAAAGGCGCAGAACTTGTCGGGGAATTTTCGTGTAGAGGATATGATACATTTGGATTATGGAAATTTTTCGGTGGAATTGCCAAGGGTCACCCTGATACAAAAGATATTAAATTAGCCATTAATTTCGCTGAAACATTAAAAAGTAAATTAAAAGTTTAA
- a CDS encoding AAA family ATPase → MIIKKIRIKNYKSIYNSGLIEVGALNCLIGKNNSGKSAFLEAIHKINPYLPSSSASLYDILDAPKNKTDFVNESTVIVEAEFELSKEETEIIYLKFGNHCLKSNLIKITKNYSNQFVWDFEVDENVYINHIIFKRQLPVEFGNLLKDIATIEECLTEARKFENPPKTVTSFINQLEILQLRSMKEEIIDGYLSSFLPKIHYLKTIPDFNNNLSLKYINKDLYSDMNKESVNPSTAFCKLINADIDELIFGDATEVKLKLEQMADQINNELFHLFPDFKSYRLRFDNKYIVVDNNIVDSMFKIFVIDTSNNVEIPIEKFSSSFVYILSFISTLQFFKFKSKNTIVLTENPALILHPENQKIFREIMETKTSEQFQIFYTTHSPFMLNKNSKNIYAVYHSAQDGTTVTQNVDKKNDDGTLRLLDFAEI, encoded by the coding sequence ATGATTATAAAAAAAATCAGGATAAAAAATTATAAATCTATTTATAATTCAGGCCTTATCGAAGTTGGGGCATTAAACTGTTTAATAGGCAAGAATAACTCAGGCAAATCAGCGTTCCTGGAAGCCATACATAAAATTAATCCTTATTTACCATCCTCTTCAGCCAGCCTTTATGATATTCTTGACGCCCCTAAAAACAAAACAGATTTTGTTAATGAATCCACAGTTATTGTTGAGGCGGAATTCGAACTCTCCAAGGAAGAAACTGAAATTATTTACCTGAAATTCGGAAATCATTGCTTAAAATCAAACCTAATAAAAATTACTAAAAACTACAGCAATCAGTTTGTTTGGGATTTTGAGGTTGATGAGAACGTTTATATCAATCATATTATTTTTAAACGTCAATTACCTGTAGAATTTGGCAACCTGCTCAAAGATATCGCTACTATTGAAGAATGCCTGACAGAGGCCAGAAAATTCGAGAACCCGCCTAAAACAGTTACATCCTTTATTAATCAACTGGAAATTCTGCAACTCCGGTCTATGAAAGAAGAAATAATAGATGGATATCTTTCCTCTTTCCTGCCTAAAATTCATTATTTAAAAACCATACCTGATTTTAATAATAATCTTTCTCTTAAATACATTAATAAAGATCTTTATAGCGATATGAACAAGGAGAGCGTCAATCCGTCGACCGCTTTTTGTAAGCTTATAAATGCTGATATTGATGAATTAATTTTCGGAGATGCTACAGAGGTGAAACTAAAGCTGGAACAAATGGCCGACCAGATTAATAATGAGCTGTTTCATTTATTCCCCGATTTCAAATCATACAGACTTCGCTTTGATAACAAGTACATTGTTGTTGATAACAACATAGTAGACTCAATGTTTAAAATTTTTGTAATTGATACATCTAATAATGTTGAAATCCCTATAGAAAAATTCAGCAGTTCGTTTGTCTATATCCTATCTTTTATAAGTACTTTACAGTTCTTTAAATTTAAAAGTAAAAACACAATAGTCCTAACAGAAAATCCCGCGCTTATTTTGCACCCTGAAAATCAAAAAATTTTCAGAGAAATAATGGAAACAAAAACATCCGAGCAATTCCAGATTTTTTATACCACCCATTCTCCCTTTATGCTTAATAAAAATTCTAAAAATATCTATGCTGTTTATCATTCCGCCCAAGATGGAACAACGGTTACCCAAAACGTTGATAAGAAAAATGATGACGGAACGTTAAGGTTGCTGGATTTTGCTGAGATTTAA